In Aedes albopictus strain Foshan chromosome 3, AalbF5, whole genome shotgun sequence, the following are encoded in one genomic region:
- the LOC115261213 gene encoding glycerophosphodiester phosphodiesterase 1 — protein sequence MYFSTILKALKMIYQLFWFLTTCLTFLFNALWLCCNFASVGIPWLMLLFFLVCIASKFVKLRCPASDIVQSMLHRSEKGVGSEVLYWPIVSRGGAFDAPENSLAAINHCLSQKCYNILLDLNITSDGHLVVLNRTTLEKANINEPIHKLKLSALENFNISEHHPLGQHFQSEKIITFEKLLKLLETNELTVFLLATHTSTKLIELVREAIGNNSFFTKRIVFCCSSPISIYQLRQHCPDLICGLWMEKSSLSRTQQYLNASTILMSVYGAIFRNIVSPVIGISLVFIHKDEFNAQISTLWHNVGVRPIVYTINSPNEKRYFQQVTKTQYLTDSLRSEPQVIFRGKRK from the exons ATGTATTTTTCGACAATCTTAAAGGCTTTGAAGATGATTTATCAACTATTTTGGTTCTTAACGACATGTCTCACATTTCTGTTCAATGCCCTTTGGCTTTGCTGCAATTTTGCCTCGGTTGGGATCCCGTGGCTTATGCTGCTGTTCTTCTTAGTCTGCATAGCGTCCAAATTTGTCAAACTGAGATGTCCTGCTAGCGATATCGTACAATCCATGCTGCACCGGAGTGAAAAAGGCGTAGGATCTGAAGTGCTGTACTGGCCAATAGTTAGCAGGGGTGGGGCCTTCGATGCTCCGGAGAACTCTCTCGCAGCCATAAATCAC TGTTTGTCGCAAAAATGCTACAATATATTACTTGATCTCAACATCACAAGCGATGGACACCTGGTGGTGCTGAATAGGACAACGTTGGAGAAGGCCAATATAAATGAGCCCATTCATAAGCTGAAGCTAAGTGCTCTGGAAAATTTCAACATTTCGGAACATCATCCCCTAGG GCAACACTTTCAATCCGAAAAGATAATCACGTTCGAAAAATTACTTAAACTATTGGAAACCAACGAGCTGACGGTGTTTCTATTGGCAACGCATACCAGTACAAAACTGATCGAACTTGTGCGAGAGGCAATTGGAAACAATTCTTTCTTCACCAAACGAATCGTGTTCTGCTGTTCTTCACCGATTTCAATTTATCAG CTCCGTCAACACTGTCCAGACCTTATTTGCGGATTGTGGATGGAAAAGTCATCACTTTCGCGCACTCAGCAATATCTCAACGCATCCACAATTCTGATGTCGGTCTATGGCGCAATCTTTCGGAACATAGTATCGCCAGTTATCGGAATCAGTTTGGTGTTTATCCACAAGGACGAGTTCAATGC GCAAATATCGACCTTATGGCACAACGTGGGCGTCCGACCGATAGTGTACACAATCAACTCACCGAATGAGAAACGATACTTCCAGCAAGTTACGAAAACACAATACCTGACAGATTCCCTCCGTTCGGAGCCGCAGGTGATCTTTCGAGGGAAGCGTAAGTAA